One region of Moraxella sp. ZY210820 genomic DNA includes:
- a CDS encoding type III pantothenate kinase, with protein MYKYLFLDIGNTRLKYWMVEHQQVIEHIAELHLQSPADLILGLIHYFKSQDLAQIAISSVLDVETNQRIQSILNQLNIPIYFAQVEHEYAGVRCGYHDPKQLGIDRWLQVFACAEMGKNYCVVGCGTALTIDLVEDLQHLGGYILPSLYLQRDALIQNTKGIKIPAIAFENLNVGNNTLDAVHHGILFGLISTIQNILSQRQSVNYQLVLTGGDAELFSHFLTDFNPRIEPDLLLKGLQKYLSHQMQV; from the coding sequence ATGTATAAATATTTATTTTTAGATATTGGCAATACCCGTTTAAAATATTGGATGGTTGAACATCAGCAAGTGATTGAACATATTGCAGAATTACATTTACAATCGCCTGCCGATTTAATTTTAGGCTTAATTCATTATTTTAAATCACAAGATTTAGCACAAATTGCAATTTCATCAGTGCTTGATGTTGAAACCAATCAACGTATTCAATCTATTTTAAATCAGCTCAATATTCCTATTTATTTTGCCCAAGTTGAACATGAATATGCAGGGGTTAGATGCGGTTATCATGACCCTAAACAATTAGGTATTGACCGTTGGTTACAAGTTTTTGCCTGTGCAGAAATGGGTAAAAATTATTGTGTGGTGGGTTGTGGTACTGCCCTAACGATTGATTTAGTGGAGGATTTACAGCATTTAGGTGGTTATATTTTACCAAGTTTATATTTACAACGTGATGCCTTGATTCAAAATACTAAAGGCATTAAAATTCCTGCCATTGCTTTTGAAAATCTAAATGTAGGGAATAACACCTTAGATGCTGTTCATCATGGAATCTTATTTGGTTTAATTAGCACCATTCAAAATATCTTATCACAACGTCAAAGTGTAAATTATCAATTAGTTTTAACAGGCGGTGATGCAGAATTATTCTCACATTTTCTGACCGATTTTAATCCACGCATTGAGCCAGATTTACTACTCAAAGGTTTACAAAAATATTTATCACACCAAATGCAAGTTTAA
- the trpB gene encoding tryptophan synthase subunit beta, with translation MTYSLNHHIKANQQGFFGEFGGKIAHPALAKAMQEIEDGFHAMIADPSFLQQIEQLQLHYVGRPSPIYHAQRLSAHLGGAQIYFKREDLNHTGSHKINHCLGEVLLAKRLGKKKVIAETGAGQHGVALATAAALLGLECEIHMGVVDIAKEHPNVSRMKILGATLVPVERGAGTLKEAVDSAFESYLTQLDDSIFAIGSVVGPAPYPEMVAYFQSLIGHEARQQFQMMTGKLPDVITACVGGGSNALGLFNAFLDDSHVRKVGVEPAGEGLDTPRHAATMTKGVKGEIQGFKCYVLLDENGEPAPVHSIASGLDYPGVGPQHCYLKDQNLVEYQTATDQECLDAFMMLSRMEGIIPALESSHAVAFAIREAQNMRPDQAILVNLSGRGDKDIDFVIERLAL, from the coding sequence ATTACTTATAGCTTAAATCATCATATCAAAGCAAATCAACAAGGCTTTTTTGGCGAATTTGGCGGTAAAATTGCACACCCAGCTCTTGCAAAAGCCATGCAGGAAATCGAAGATGGTTTCCATGCCATGATTGCCGATCCAAGTTTTTTACAACAAATTGAACAATTACAATTGCATTATGTCGGTCGTCCAAGTCCAATTTATCATGCACAGCGTTTATCAGCACATTTAGGTGGTGCTCAAATTTATTTTAAACGTGAAGATTTAAATCACACAGGTTCTCATAAAATCAATCATTGTTTAGGTGAAGTATTACTTGCTAAACGCTTAGGCAAAAAGAAAGTCATTGCTGAAACAGGGGCAGGACAACACGGCGTTGCCTTGGCTACAGCAGCGGCATTATTAGGCTTAGAATGCGAAATCCACATGGGTGTGGTCGATATTGCCAAAGAACACCCCAATGTATCTCGTATGAAAATTTTAGGTGCAACATTAGTGCCTGTAGAGCGTGGTGCAGGTACCCTTAAAGAAGCGGTAGATAGTGCTTTTGAATCGTATTTAACCCAATTAGATGACAGTATTTTTGCCATTGGTTCAGTGGTTGGTCCTGCACCTTATCCTGAAATGGTTGCCTATTTCCAATCTTTAATCGGACATGAAGCTCGTCAGCAATTCCAAATGATGACAGGAAAATTACCAGATGTCATTACTGCTTGTGTTGGCGGTGGTTCAAATGCTTTAGGTTTATTTAATGCATTCTTAGATGATAGTCATGTGCGTAAAGTCGGTGTTGAACCTGCAGGCGAAGGTTTAGACACACCACGTCATGCAGCGACTATGACTAAAGGCGTAAAAGGAGAAATTCAAGGCTTTAAATGCTATGTACTATTAGATGAAAATGGTGAGCCTGCTCCTGTACATTCAATTGCTTCTGGCTTGGATTATCCAGGGGTAGGACCGCAACATTGCTATTTAAAAGACCAAAATTTAGTGGAATATCAAACCGCAACTGACCAAGAATGTTTAGATGCCTTTATGATGTTATCTCGTATGGAAGGGATTATTCCTGCCTTAGAAAGCTCTCATGCTGTGGCTTTTGCCATTCGTGAAGCCCAAAATATGCGTCCTGACCAAGCAATTTTAGTTAATTTATCTGGACGTGGTGATAAAGATATTGATTTTGTAATTGAACGTTTAGCATTGTAA
- the tkt gene encoding transketolase → MTTLPTFNPPLNQRHTANAIRVLAMDAVQKANSGHPGAPMGMADIADVVWREFYRHNPTNAKWANRDRFVLSNGHGSMLHYALLHLTGYDLTIDDIKNFRQLHSKTAGHPEYGYADGIETTTGPLGQGIANAVGFALAEKTLAGQFNRPNFDVIDHYTYCFLGDGCLMEGISHEVCSLAGTLNLGKLIVYYDDNGISIDGEVEGWFSDDTEKRFLSYNWQVLKVDGHNADEIRQATLSAQNEKNKPTLIICKTIIGLGSPNKQGKEDCHGAPLGNDEIKLVRETLGWQNEAFDIPSEIYEAWNAKDKGQALENEWNAQFANYKNEYPELAKELERRLNGELPSDFEQKADEFIKACNEKGETIATRKASQNTIGAFASILPEFLGGSADLAGSNLTLWKDAKGVQNHSDGNYVHYGVREFGMTAIANGVALHGGFIPFTATFLMFMEYARNAVRMSALMKQRVIQVYTHDSIGLGEDGPTHQPVEQIASLRQTPNHYTWRPCDTVETAVAWKQAILSKNTPTALILSRQNLPFQSRDENQIADIAKGAYILAQEKGDLKAIIIATGSEVELAMGAYQTLLEQGLDGVRVVSMPCAEVFVKQDKAYIQSVLPSHIRARVVVEAGIADYWYKFVGLDGKVIGMTSFGESAPAKDLFKHFGFTVENVVNAVKEVM, encoded by the coding sequence ATGACCACTTTACCCACTTTTAATCCTCCTTTAAACCAACGCCATACTGCCAACGCCATTCGTGTTTTGGCGATGGATGCAGTACAAAAAGCCAATTCTGGACACCCTGGTGCCCCAATGGGAATGGCGGACATTGCCGATGTGGTATGGCGTGAATTTTATCGCCACAACCCAACCAACGCCAAATGGGCAAACCGTGATCGCTTTGTGCTGTCCAACGGACACGGCTCAATGCTCCATTACGCCTTACTGCATTTAACTGGTTATGATTTGACGATTGACGACATTAAAAATTTCCGTCAGTTACACTCAAAGACCGCAGGACACCCAGAATACGGCTATGCTGATGGCATTGAAACCACTACAGGACCTTTGGGGCAGGGCATTGCTAATGCGGTGGGTTTTGCTTTGGCGGAAAAAACCTTAGCAGGACAATTTAATCGTCCAAACTTTGATGTGATTGACCATTATACTTATTGCTTTTTGGGTGATGGTTGCTTGATGGAGGGTATTAGCCACGAAGTTTGCTCGCTGGCTGGAACATTAAATTTGGGTAAACTCATTGTTTATTATGATGATAATGGCATTTCCATTGATGGTGAAGTGGAAGGCTGGTTCTCGGACGATACCGAAAAACGCTTTCTTTCCTACAACTGGCAAGTATTAAAAGTAGATGGGCATAATGCCGATGAAATTCGTCAGGCGACATTGTCTGCCCAAAATGAAAAAAATAAACCTACGCTGATTATTTGCAAAACCATCATCGGTCTAGGAAGTCCCAACAAACAAGGTAAAGAAGATTGCCACGGGGCTCCACTGGGTAATGACGAAATTAAACTTGTGCGTGAAACTTTGGGTTGGCAAAATGAAGCCTTTGACATTCCTAGCGAGATTTATGAGGCGTGGAATGCCAAAGACAAAGGGCAAGCTTTGGAAAACGAATGGAATGCACAATTTGCCAATTATAAAAACGAATATCCAGAATTGGCAAAAGAATTGGAACGCCGTTTAAATGGTGAATTGCCAAGCGATTTTGAACAAAAAGCCGATGAATTTATTAAAGCTTGCAATGAAAAAGGCGAAACCATTGCCACTCGTAAGGCAAGTCAAAATACCATTGGGGCATTTGCGAGCATTTTGCCTGAATTTTTGGGCGGAAGTGCCGACCTTGCAGGGTCAAATTTAACCTTATGGAAAGATGCCAAAGGCGTACAAAACCATAGCGATGGTAATTATGTTCATTATGGTGTGCGTGAATTTGGTATGACGGCGATTGCCAATGGTGTGGCGTTGCACGGTGGTTTTATTCCATTTACCGCAACCTTTTTGATGTTTATGGAATACGCTCGTAACGCCGTGCGTATGTCAGCCTTGATGAAACAGCGAGTGATTCAAGTTTATACCCACGATTCTATTGGGCTTGGCGAAGATGGACCTACCCATCAGCCTGTGGAGCAAATTGCGTCTTTACGCCAAACGCCAAATCATTATACTTGGCGTCCGTGTGATACAGTAGAAACTGCTGTGGCGTGGAAACAAGCGATTTTAAGCAAAAACACACCAACTGCTTTAATTTTATCTCGTCAAAATTTACCATTCCAAAGCCGTGATGAGAATCAAATTGCTGATATTGCCAAAGGGGCTTATATTTTGGCACAAGAAAAAGGCGACTTAAAGGCGATTATTATTGCCACAGGGTCGGAAGTTGAATTGGCAATGGGGGCGTATCAGACACTTTTGGAACAAGGGCTTGATGGCGTGCGTGTGGTGTCTATGCCGTGTGCTGAAGTTTTTGTCAAACAAGACAAGGCTTATATCCAAAGTGTCTTGCCAAGCCATATTCGTGCCAGAGTGGTGGTAGAAGCGGGTATTGCCGATTATTGGTACAAATTTGTTGGTTTGGACGGTAAAGTGATTGGAATGACTTCCTTTGGCGAATCCGCTCCTGCCAAAGATTTATTTAAACATTTTGGCTTTACGGTGGAAAATGTGGTGAATGCGGTTAAAGAAGTGATGTAA
- the serS gene encoding serine--tRNA ligase codes for MIDPKLLRNNIEQVNRALAKRGIQLDAEQWIELENRRKQLQQHTENLQAERNAGAKQVGQLKKSGADTTELMARMQAISDELKQAENDLSNLQAEIEQRSLSIPNLPDESVPEGQDENDNVEILRWGTPRQFDFDIKDHTDLGEQLHGLDFETASKLTGSRFSVLQGQLARLQRALTQFMLDTHTLKHGYTEVYVPYLVNADSLRGTGQLPKFEEDLFKLQGEKEYYLIPTAEVPVTNFVRDSIIDEQQLPLKFTAHTPCFRSEAGAYGRDTRGLIRQHQFDKVEMVQIVKPEHSMQALEELTNHAEAILQALELPYRKIVLCGGDMGFGASKTYDLEVWVPSQNTYREISSCSNMGDFQARRMKARYRVDAKKTELVHTLNGSGLAVGRTLLAVMENYQQADGSINIPTVLQPYMGGQTQIKCVE; via the coding sequence ATGATTGACCCTAAATTATTACGCAATAATATTGAACAAGTAAATCGTGCTTTGGCTAAACGAGGTATTCAACTTGATGCTGAACAATGGATAGAGCTTGAAAATCGCCGTAAACAATTACAGCAACATACCGAAAATTTACAAGCTGAACGTAATGCTGGTGCAAAACAAGTTGGACAACTGAAAAAATCAGGTGCAGATACGACTGAATTGATGGCTCGTATGCAAGCCATTAGCGATGAATTAAAGCAAGCTGAAAATGATTTATCAAACTTACAAGCAGAAATTGAGCAACGTTCATTAAGCATTCCAAATTTACCTGATGAAAGTGTACCTGAAGGTCAAGATGAAAATGATAATGTGGAAATTTTACGCTGGGGTACGCCACGTCAGTTTGACTTTGATATTAAAGACCATACCGATTTAGGCGAACAATTACACGGCTTAGATTTTGAAACAGCAAGTAAATTGACAGGTTCACGTTTTAGTGTATTGCAAGGGCAATTGGCACGTTTACAACGTGCATTAACACAATTTATGCTTGATACGCACACACTTAAACATGGTTATACTGAAGTTTATGTACCTTATTTAGTGAATGCAGATAGCTTGCGTGGCACAGGGCAATTACCAAAATTTGAAGAAGATTTGTTTAAATTACAAGGCGAAAAGGAATATTATTTAATTCCAACAGCTGAAGTGCCTGTAACTAATTTTGTGCGTGATAGTATTATTGATGAACAGCAATTGCCTTTAAAATTTACTGCACATACGCCATGTTTCCGTAGTGAAGCGGGGGCTTATGGTCGTGATACACGTGGTTTAATTCGCCAACATCAATTTGATAAAGTGGAAATGGTACAAATTGTTAAACCAGAACACTCAATGCAAGCTCTTGAAGAATTAACCAATCATGCTGAAGCAATTTTACAAGCCTTAGAATTGCCGTATCGTAAAATTGTATTATGTGGTGGTGATATGGGTTTTGGTGCAAGCAAGACTTATGATTTAGAAGTATGGGTACCAAGTCAAAATACATATCGTGAGATTTCTAGTTGTTCAAATATGGGTGATTTCCAAGCACGCCGTATGAAAGCACGTTATCGTGTTGATGCGAAAAAAACAGAATTGGTGCATACTTTAAATGGTTCTGGTTTAGCGGTTGGTCGCACATTATTGGCAGTGATGGAAAATTATCAGCAGGCTGATGGTTCAATTAATATTCCAACGGTATTGCAGCCTTACATGGGTGGGCAAACGCAAATTAAATGTGTTGAGTAA
- a CDS encoding NCS2 family permease, producing MSVPQTNFLERIFKLNQHQTNLSTELIAGLTTFLTMCYIVIINPIILSETGMDYGAVFVATCLAAAIGCLVMGLFANYPIALAPGMGLNAYFASVCLGAMAVPWQTALAAVFVSGLVFFAISLFKIREQIVNAIPMSLKLAIGGGIGLFLAFIALQKAGIVVGNQFVLVQMGDLKQASVLYAFLGFILMVIFHHFKTTGGIILSILIVTFLSTLTGHNDFKGIFGAIPSIAPTFMQMNFEGLFTASMIGIIFVFFLVDLFDSTGTLVGVSHRAGLLQDGKLPRLKRALFADSTAIVAGAALGTSSTTPYIESASGVAAGGRTGLTAVVVAVLFLCCLVLAPLAQSIPSFAVAPALLYIAILMIHGVIHIDWDDMTEAAPAFLTMVFMPLTYSIADGIAMGFISYALIKLCTGKAKTVPYMVWIIAILWAIKFAVYGG from the coding sequence ATGTCTGTGCCACAAACCAATTTTTTAGAACGAATATTTAAACTCAATCAACATCAAACCAATCTTAGTACTGAATTAATTGCAGGTTTAACCACCTTTTTAACGATGTGCTATATTGTGATTATCAATCCCATTATTTTATCTGAAACAGGGATGGATTATGGTGCGGTATTTGTTGCAACCTGTTTAGCAGCAGCCATAGGCTGTTTAGTAATGGGTCTATTTGCCAATTATCCGATTGCCTTAGCTCCTGGTATGGGCTTAAATGCCTATTTTGCCTCGGTATGTTTAGGGGCAATGGCAGTCCCATGGCAGACGGCATTAGCCGCCGTTTTTGTATCAGGATTGGTATTTTTTGCGATTAGTTTATTTAAAATTCGTGAACAGATTGTCAATGCGATTCCTATGTCATTAAAACTTGCTATTGGCGGTGGTATTGGCTTATTTTTAGCATTTATTGCTTTGCAAAAAGCTGGAATTGTAGTAGGTAATCAATTTGTTTTGGTGCAAATGGGTGATTTAAAACAAGCAAGTGTACTTTATGCCTTTTTAGGTTTTATTTTGATGGTTATTTTTCATCATTTTAAAACTACAGGTGGTATTATCCTAAGTATTTTAATAGTAACGTTTCTATCTACTTTAACAGGACATAATGATTTCAAAGGTATTTTTGGTGCAATACCGTCAATTGCACCGACTTTTATGCAAATGAACTTTGAAGGTTTATTTACTGCAAGTATGATAGGTATCATTTTCGTATTTTTCTTAGTCGATTTATTTGATAGTACAGGCACTTTGGTCGGTGTTTCACATCGTGCAGGCTTGTTACAAGATGGCAAATTACCACGTTTAAAACGTGCTTTATTCGCCGATTCAACAGCGATTGTTGCAGGAGCTGCTTTAGGTACATCATCAACAACGCCTTATATTGAATCGGCTTCAGGTGTGGCAGCGGGTGGACGTACTGGTTTAACAGCAGTTGTGGTTGCGGTACTATTTTTATGTTGTTTGGTGTTAGCACCTTTGGCACAATCAATCCCAAGTTTTGCGGTTGCACCTGCGTTATTATATATTGCAATTTTAATGATTCATGGCGTTATTCATATTGATTGGGACGATATGACTGAAGCTGCACCTGCATTTTTGACGATGGTATTTATGCCATTAACCTATTCAATTGCTGATGGTATTGCGATGGGCTTTATCAGTTATGCATTAATTAAATTATGTACTGGTAAGGCGAAAACCGTACCGTATATGGTATGGATTATTGCGATTTTATGGGCAATCAAATTCGCTGTTTATGGCGGATAA
- a CDS encoding adenosine deaminase: MTNLELIQRLPKAELHLHIEGTFEPELMFAIAQRNQIQVPYKSVEDVKQAYHFHNLQSFLDIYYAGANVLIHEQDFYDLTLAYFAKCAEDYVVHTEIFFDPQTHTQRGIAFETFFNGIYRACQDAEQKWGITSQLIMCFLRHLSEESAFETLELALPFKDKIIAVGLDSSEVGNPPEKFKRVFAKAKELGFLLVAHAGEEGSPDYVWQALDLLKVQRIDHGVRSEEDEKLMQRLIDEQIPLTVCPLSNLKLCVVDDMSKHNIRRMLQRGVCVTANSDDPAYFGGYMNENFIAIEQALNMTADELKQLAINSFKASFIADELKQKWIEQIQAL, translated from the coding sequence ATGACTAATTTAGAATTAATTCAACGTTTACCAAAAGCAGAATTACATTTGCATATTGAAGGGACATTTGAACCTGAATTGATGTTTGCCATTGCACAACGTAATCAAATTCAAGTTCCATACAAAAGTGTGGAAGACGTTAAACAAGCCTATCATTTTCATAATTTACAGTCTTTTTTAGACATTTATTATGCAGGGGCGAATGTTCTTATTCATGAACAGGATTTTTATGATTTGACTTTAGCTTATTTTGCAAAATGTGCTGAAGATTATGTAGTGCATACAGAAATCTTTTTTGACCCACAAACACATACGCAACGTGGTATCGCTTTTGAAACTTTTTTTAATGGTATTTATCGTGCTTGCCAAGATGCAGAGCAAAAATGGGGTATTACATCACAGTTAATTATGTGTTTCTTACGCCATTTAAGTGAAGAAAGTGCATTTGAAACTTTAGAATTAGCCTTGCCATTTAAAGATAAAATTATTGCGGTGGGCTTAGATTCGAGTGAAGTAGGTAATCCACCAGAAAAATTTAAGCGTGTGTTTGCGAAAGCAAAAGAATTAGGCTTTTTATTGGTCGCACATGCAGGTGAAGAAGGTTCACCAGATTATGTATGGCAAGCATTGGATTTATTAAAAGTACAACGTATTGACCATGGTGTGCGTTCAGAAGAAGATGAGAAATTGATGCAACGTTTAATTGATGAACAAATTCCTTTAACTGTTTGTCCATTAAGCAATTTAAAATTATGCGTTGTTGATGATATGTCAAAGCATAATATTCGTCGTATGTTGCAACGTGGTGTTTGTGTAACAGCAAATTCTGATGACCCAGCTTATTTTGGTGGCTACATGAATGAAAATTTTATTGCTATTGAGCAAGCTTTAAATATGACTGCTGATGAATTAAAACAATTAGCGATTAATTCATTTAAAGCTTCGTTTATTGCTGATGAACTAAAACAAAAATGGATTGAGCAAATCCAAGCATTATAA
- the groES gene encoding co-chaperone GroES → MSKIRPLHDRVVIKRVEEETKTAGGILLPGSAAEKPSQGVVQAVGNGQITDNGVRALDVKVGDKVLFGQYAGTTVKVDGEELLIMKESDILAVLEG, encoded by the coding sequence ATGAGCAAAATTCGTCCTTTACACGACCGTGTCGTGATTAAACGTGTTGAAGAAGAAACTAAAACTGCTGGTGGTATTTTATTACCGGGTTCAGCGGCTGAAAAACCATCTCAAGGTGTGGTACAAGCAGTAGGTAATGGTCAAATTACTGACAATGGCGTGCGTGCTTTAGATGTAAAAGTCGGCGATAAAGTATTATTTGGTCAATACGCTGGTACGACTGTAAAAGTTGATGGCGAAGAATTGTTAATCATGAAAGAATCTGACATTTTAGCGGTTCTTGAAGGTTAA
- the groL gene encoding chaperonin GroEL (60 kDa chaperone family; promotes refolding of misfolded polypeptides especially under stressful conditions; forms two stacked rings of heptamers to form a barrel-shaped 14mer; ends can be capped by GroES; misfolded proteins enter the barrel where they are refolded when GroES binds): MSAKDVKFGDNARAKMIAGVNVLADAVKVTLGPKGRNVVIDRSYGAPHITKDGVTVAKEITLQDKFENMGAQLVREVSSKTNDVAGDGTTTATVLAQAILNEGIKSVTAGMNPMDLKRGIDIAVKAVVESIRANAQPANDFKAIEQVGSISANSDHTVGKLIAQAMEKVGKEGVITVEEGSGFEDALDVVEGMQFDRGYISPYFANKQDTLTAELDNPYILLVDKKISNIRELITVLEAVAKTGKPLLIIAEDVEGEALATLVVNNMRGIIKVCAVKAPGFGDRRKAMLQDIAILTGATVISEEVGLSLEQTTLQDLGTAHKVTVSKENTVIVDGAGNAEQIAERVQQIRAQIEETTSDYDREKLQERVAKLAGGVAVIKIGAATEVEMKEKKDRVDDALHATRAAVEEGVVAGGGVALVRAISALDGLKGANDDQTIGINILRRAIEAPLRQIVANAGDEPSVVVNAVKQGQGNYGYNAATGEYGDMLEMGILDPAKVTRSALEHAASVAGLMLTTEAMITDIPEDKPATPDMGGMGGMGGMM, from the coding sequence ATGTCAGCTAAAGACGTAAAATTTGGTGATAATGCTCGTGCAAAAATGATTGCTGGTGTAAACGTACTTGCCGATGCAGTGAAAGTTACTTTAGGTCCTAAAGGTCGTAATGTTGTTATTGACCGCTCTTATGGTGCACCACATATTACTAAAGATGGTGTAACGGTTGCTAAAGAAATCACGCTACAAGACAAATTTGAAAATATGGGCGCTCAATTGGTGCGTGAAGTATCATCAAAAACCAATGATGTTGCAGGTGATGGTACAACGACTGCAACTGTGTTAGCTCAAGCGATTTTAAATGAAGGAATCAAATCTGTAACTGCAGGTATGAACCCAATGGATTTAAAACGTGGTATCGACATCGCTGTAAAAGCAGTAGTAGAAAGCATTCGTGCCAATGCTCAACCTGCAAACGATTTTAAAGCGATTGAGCAAGTTGGTTCGATTTCTGCAAACTCTGACCATACTGTCGGTAAATTGATTGCTCAAGCGATGGAAAAAGTTGGCAAAGAAGGCGTAATTACCGTTGAAGAAGGTTCTGGTTTTGAAGATGCCTTAGATGTGGTTGAAGGTATGCAATTTGACCGTGGTTATATCAGCCCATATTTTGCCAACAAACAAGATACTTTAACTGCAGAGTTAGATAATCCATATATCTTATTAGTTGATAAAAAAATCAGCAATATCCGTGAGTTAATCACTGTATTAGAAGCGGTTGCAAAAACTGGTAAGCCATTATTGATTATCGCTGAAGATGTAGAAGGTGAAGCTTTAGCAACTTTAGTAGTAAACAATATGCGTGGTATTATCAAAGTATGTGCAGTGAAAGCACCAGGCTTTGGTGATCGCCGTAAAGCAATGTTACAAGATATTGCGATTTTAACTGGTGCAACCGTGATTTCTGAAGAAGTTGGTTTGTCTTTAGAACAAACGACTTTACAAGATTTAGGTACAGCACATAAAGTTACTGTATCTAAAGAAAATACTGTGATTGTTGATGGTGCTGGTAACGCTGAACAAATCGCTGAACGTGTACAACAAATCCGTGCACAAATCGAAGAAACAACGTCTGACTACGACCGTGAAAAATTACAAGAGCGTGTTGCGAAATTAGCGGGCGGTGTAGCTGTCATCAAAATCGGTGCAGCGACTGAAGTTGAAATGAAAGAGAAAAAAGACCGTGTTGATGACGCATTACACGCAACTCGTGCCGCAGTAGAAGAAGGCGTTGTTGCAGGTGGTGGTGTTGCATTAGTGCGTGCGATTTCTGCACTTGACGGCTTAAAAGGTGCAAATGATGACCAAACGATTGGTATCAACATTTTACGTCGTGCGATTGAAGCTCCATTACGTCAAATCGTTGCGAATGCAGGTGATGAGCCATCTGTTGTGGTAAATGCAGTTAAACAAGGTCAAGGTAACTACGGTTACAATGCCGCAACTGGCGAATATGGCGATATGCTTGAAATGGGTATCTTAGACCCTGCAAAAGTAACACGTTCTGCACTTGAACACGCTGCATCAGTAGCAGGTTTAATGCTTACGACTGAAGCGATGATTACTGATATTCCTGAAGACAAACCAGCGACTCCAGACATGGGCGGAATGGGTGGTATGGGCGGAATGATGTAA
- a CDS encoding adenosine kinase yields the protein MHIDLFAIGNALVDQEFKIDDTFLTKHNLQKGTMQLADAEQQAHLYADLKGSQDYQGQTSGGSAANTCVAYSALGGAVYYACRVGIGELGQSYLRGLGHANVHTGDLAIADDGTTGTCLVMVSADAERTMQTYLGVSSDLSVAQVNYKRLEQAKWLYIEGYLSTSSSARHAVVQARQVAREHGVKIALTLSDPAMVQYAREGLDELIGDGIDLLFCNQHEAMMYTQTLNVQDAMTALLNISQMVVITLSEQGAIIGTAKEIVQVAGRAVTAVDANGAGDAFAGAFLYALQQGQDVQTAGRLAVLISSEVVANYGARLSVEQYQALQQQFA from the coding sequence ATGCACATTGATTTATTTGCCATTGGTAATGCGTTGGTTGATCAAGAGTTTAAAATTGATGATACGTTTTTAACAAAACACAATTTACAAAAAGGTACAATGCAACTTGCTGATGCGGAACAACAAGCCCATTTATATGCTGATTTAAAAGGTTCGCAAGACTATCAAGGACAAACCAGTGGTGGTTCGGCTGCCAATACTTGTGTGGCATATAGTGCGTTAGGTGGTGCAGTGTATTATGCTTGCCGTGTAGGCATTGGCGAATTAGGACAATCTTATTTGCGTGGTTTAGGTCATGCTAATGTACATACAGGCGACTTGGCCATTGCCGATGATGGTACAACAGGGACTTGTTTAGTGATGGTAAGTGCTGATGCAGAGCGTACGATGCAAACTTATTTAGGGGTAAGTTCTGATTTATCAGTTGCACAGGTGAATTATAAACGTTTAGAGCAAGCCAAATGGTTATATATTGAAGGTTATTTATCAACCAGTTCATCAGCACGTCATGCGGTGGTACAAGCTCGTCAGGTAGCCCGAGAACATGGTGTAAAAATTGCATTAACGTTATCTGACCCTGCGATGGTACAATATGCTCGTGAAGGTTTAGATGAGTTGATTGGCGATGGTATTGATTTATTATTCTGTAATCAACATGAAGCCATGATGTACACACAAACCTTAAATGTACAAGATGCAATGACAGCATTATTAAACATCAGTCAAATGGTCGTCATTACGTTAAGTGAACAAGGTGCAATAATTGGTACAGCAAAAGAGATTGTACAAGTAGCAGGACGTGCGGTTACTGCGGTTGATGCGAATGGTGCAGGAGATGCTTTTGCAGGTGCATTCTTATATGCTTTACAACAAGGGCAAGATGTACAAACTGCAGGACGTTTAGCAGTACTTATTTCAAGTGAAGTGGTAGCAAATTATGGAGCAAGATTAAGCGTAGAGCAATATCAGGCTTTACAACAGCAATTTGCTTAA